The segment CGACCACGCCCTGCTCGACGACACTCCGGAACGGACCCGAGCCCGCCGGGCGACCGTCGCCGAGGATAGCTGGGACCGTGTGACCGATCGCATTGCCTCGCTGCTCGGCTGCCCTCCCTCGCCCGAGGGGGCCGACGCAACGGCGACACCTTGATTCGTAAGCGGTTCGTCCTCGTTCAGGGGGCCCAGGGAGACGAGGTCAGCCACCAGGTCATCGTCCGGGTGACGCGGTCGGCGGCGTCTTGCTGAACGAAGTGGCCAGCGCCGGGGATGGTGATAAGGGTCAGGTCGTCGGCGATCCAGTCCCAGGTGCCAGCCAGGGCACCGGGCAAGAGGGCGGTGTCATCCAGTCCGTGAATCATCAGGACGGGGCACTCGACGGGAGGGAACTCGCGTCCTTCGAGGGCCTGATCGTAAGGCGGGCGCGGGTAGTTGGCCCGGTAATAGTTGAGCATGGCGGTGCGGGAGGATCGGCCGAACGCCTCGACGTAGACGGCTCGGGCCTCGGGGTCCTGAACCCATCCGGCGAGCAGGGCGGGGGGGATGAGCGCCTCGGCCCCGTCGGCCTGGAAGTTCCGAGCGTACTGGCTGGCCCGTTGCTGGTCGGGGTTCTCGGCCAGCTCGCGGAGCAGGCCCTTCGGGTGAGGCAGGTTGAGGATGACCAGCCGATCGGTTTGATCGGGATGTGCCATGGCGAACGACCAGGCGATCATCCCTCCCCAGTCGTGCCCGACGATCACGGCTGATTCGGCCTCGAAGTGCCGCACGACGGCCGCCACGTCCTCGACCAGGCGATCCAATGCGTACGCCTCGACCCCCTCGGGCTGGTCGCTCTCGTTGTAGCCGCGAAGGTCGATGGCGACGACACGGAAGTGCTCGGCGAGCGGGGGCATCTGGGCGCGCCAGGTGTACCAGAAGTCGGGGAAGC is part of the Tautonia marina genome and harbors:
- a CDS encoding alpha/beta fold hydrolase gives rise to the protein MAGLLLPIVVSLGLVAPIDDPPEAKAPDIRDLVTHGMADSNGVKIHYATMGNGPLVVMLHGFPDFWYTWRAQMPPLAEHFRVVAIDLRGYNESDQPEGVEAYALDRLVEDVAAVVRHFEAESAVIVGHDWGGMIAWSFAMAHPDQTDRLVILNLPHPKGLLRELAENPDQQRASQYARNFQADGAEALIPPALLAGWVQDPEARAVYVEAFGRSSRTAMLNYYRANYPRPPYDQALEGREFPPVECPVLMIHGLDDTALLPGALAGTWDWIADDLTLITIPGAGHFVQQDAADRVTRTMTWWLTSSPWAP